A window of Natranaerovirga pectinivora contains these coding sequences:
- a CDS encoding serine hydrolase: protein MKRKLVIFLILILTITSFSATFAHKGTTEINISIDGKTVLFPDEKPFINADSRVLTPVRFVAEALGGEVKWLEDTSTVVLTIGSTEIRFNIGESIATVNDVEISFDTSAQIINRRTYVPVRFISEVLGNEVEWEPSTDTVLIFTKEHKTFLSDSELEIYHNLNEYLRALESNRNFNGSVLVAQNDNIILSKGYGKSNIEKNISNTSTTKHPIGSITKQFTAFAIMQLYEEGKIGLDDTLSMYFPEYGRGDEITIEHLLVHSSGIINYTDYPSFYSLKPEEMDIENIMALFELAPLKFEPGTNWSYSNSGYLLLGYIVEMVSGMSLDIYFDEKIFKPLNMANTGIAYKNSEKMFDSIGYTGNLTLSPISDRGVLSGAYGAGYLISTVEDLYLWDRSLNTEELISNEINEMIFHSYMPIQNDIGYGLGWFIQDHNELGKVAFHGGNVPGFSAFISRFFDIDLVIIITTNQNAYEVEALFNQLFLIVSGVEVPLPEKKQNLLIEPTKIFERL from the coding sequence ATGAAGCGGAAACTTGTTATTTTTTTGATATTAATTTTAACCATTACATCATTTTCAGCTACCTTTGCTCATAAGGGTACCACAGAGATAAATATTAGCATTGATGGCAAAACAGTTCTATTTCCTGATGAAAAACCTTTTATTAATGCAGATTCAAGGGTCTTAACACCAGTAAGATTTGTTGCAGAAGCATTAGGTGGAGAGGTAAAGTGGTTAGAAGATACAAGCACAGTAGTATTAACCATAGGTTCAACAGAAATACGGTTTAATATTGGAGAAAGTATAGCAACAGTGAATGATGTAGAAATATCTTTTGATACATCAGCACAAATTATTAATAGAAGGACTTATGTACCTGTCAGATTCATAAGTGAAGTATTAGGAAATGAAGTAGAGTGGGAGCCTAGTACTGATACTGTGTTAATTTTTACTAAAGAACATAAGACATTCCTTAGTGATAGTGAACTTGAAATATATCATAATTTAAATGAGTATCTGCGAGCATTAGAGAGCAATAGAAACTTTAATGGTTCTGTTTTAGTTGCACAGAATGACAATATCATTTTATCCAAAGGGTATGGAAAATCAAACATTGAAAAGAACATAAGCAATACATCAACTACCAAACATCCAATTGGCTCTATCACTAAACAATTTACTGCTTTTGCAATAATGCAATTGTATGAAGAAGGTAAGATAGGGTTAGATGATACACTTTCAATGTACTTTCCTGAGTATGGAAGGGGAGATGAAATAACGATAGAACATTTATTGGTGCATTCTTCTGGAATAATCAATTACACAGATTATCCAAGTTTTTATTCTTTGAAGCCTGAAGAGATGGACATAGAAAACATTATGGCTCTTTTTGAATTAGCACCATTAAAATTCGAACCAGGTACAAATTGGAGTTATAGTAATTCTGGGTATTTATTACTTGGGTATATTGTTGAAATGGTAAGTGGAATGTCTTTGGATATTTATTTTGATGAAAAAATATTTAAACCATTAAATATGGCAAATACAGGTATTGCATATAAAAACAGTGAGAAAATGTTTGATTCTATTGGTTATACAGGTAATTTAACATTATCACCAATTAGTGATCGTGGTGTTTTATCAGGGGCTTATGGGGCAGGTTATCTAATTTCAACAGTAGAGGACCTTTATCTATGGGATAGATCTCTAAATACAGAGGAACTTATTAGTAATGAAATTAATGAGATGATTTTTCATTCCTATATGCCTATACAAAATGATATAGGATATGGTTTAGGATGGTTTATTCAAGATCATAATGAATTAGGAAAAGTAGCTTTTCACGGTGGTAATGTTCCAGGTTTTTCAGCTTTTATTAGCAGATTTTTTGATATAGACTTGGTAATTATTATTACAACGAATCAGAATGCATATGAGGTTGAAGCTCTTTTTAATCAATTGTTTCTTATTGTTTCTGGGGTAGAAGTTCCATTGCCAGAAAAAAAACAAAATTTGCTAATAGAACCCACAAAAATCTTTGAGCGCCTATAG
- a CDS encoding pirin family protein: MENLRTINKVVTGKNQVDGAGVKLVRVFGYNDVKDFDPFLMLDGFDSNNFQDYIKGFPWHPHRGIETVTYLIEGKIEHGDSLGNEGVIYSGDCQWMTAGSGIIHQEMPQPSERMLGVQLWLNLPKKDKMTQPEYRDITADQIPVLEEEGSTVRIISGEYKKTEGAIQGDYVKTLFLHIDIDSNKEWSINISKDNTVFIYIVEGECSFDKDNNFIDEKSAVLLNYDSEKLYIKAGEKGARVLVLSAKPLNEPIAWGGPIVMNTKEELKQAFKEIDEGTFIKK, encoded by the coding sequence ATGGAAAACTTACGTACAATTAATAAGGTAGTAACAGGAAAGAATCAAGTAGATGGTGCAGGTGTAAAATTGGTTAGGGTTTTTGGTTATAACGATGTTAAGGACTTTGATCCTTTTTTAATGCTTGATGGTTTTGATTCTAATAATTTTCAAGATTATATCAAAGGGTTTCCTTGGCATCCACATCGAGGAATAGAAACAGTTACATATCTAATCGAAGGAAAAATAGAGCATGGAGATAGTTTAGGGAATGAAGGGGTTATCTATAGTGGCGATTGCCAGTGGATGACTGCTGGAAGTGGCATAATTCATCAAGAAATGCCACAACCAAGTGAGAGAATGCTAGGTGTGCAGTTATGGTTAAATTTGCCTAAAAAGGATAAGATGACCCAGCCTGAGTATAGAGACATTACTGCTGATCAAATTCCAGTTCTCGAAGAAGAGGGAAGTACTGTTCGAATCATATCTGGAGAATACAAGAAAACAGAAGGTGCCATTCAAGGAGACTATGTAAAAACACTATTTCTACACATTGATATTGATAGTAATAAAGAATGGTCTATAAATATCTCTAAAGATAATACTGTTTTTATTTATATTGTAGAAGGGGAATGTTCTTTTGATAAAGATAATAATTTTATAGATGAAAAAAGTGCAGTTCTACTTAATTATGATAGTGAAAAACTTTATATAAAAGCAGGAGAAAAAGGGGCAAGAGTACTAGTTTTATCAGCAAAACCATTAAATGAACCTATTGCATGGGGCGGTCCCATAGTGATGAATACAAAAGAGGAATTAAAACAGGCATTTAAAGAGATAGATGAAGGAACTTTTATTAAAAAGTAA
- a CDS encoding M55 family metallopeptidase, whose product MKLFISADIEGVTGVTSWSETTLGKSDATPFIKQMEKEVSAVIESAYEKGFTEVVIKDAHDTGRNLDINLFPEHVNVIRGWSGHPLSMIEGIDNSFDAIAFIGYHSAASKGTSPLSHTLHVSKLNSIIINGELASEFLIFYYAGLYLGIPTVFVSGDKGLCEEVNRVNDNIITVSTKEGMGKATINENPKKVLNNVKDAFGGLVFSKDRFMGKLPEFFDVEISFKNPSLAYWAGFYPGAEQINDTTIKYNTKNYMDVLTLFSFLVKE is encoded by the coding sequence GTGAAATTGTTTATAAGTGCAGATATAGAAGGGGTAACAGGTGTTACAAGTTGGTCTGAAACGACTCTTGGAAAGTCTGATGCCACACCTTTTATAAAACAAATGGAAAAAGAAGTTAGTGCTGTAATAGAAAGTGCTTATGAAAAAGGATTTACTGAAGTGGTTATAAAAGATGCCCATGATACAGGTAGAAATTTAGATATCAATCTATTCCCTGAACATGTAAATGTAATAAGAGGATGGAGTGGACACCCGTTAAGTATGATTGAAGGTATCGATAACTCATTTGATGCAATTGCTTTTATAGGGTATCACTCAGCTGCATCGAAAGGTACTTCTCCATTATCCCATACATTACATGTAAGTAAATTAAATAGCATTATAATTAATGGTGAACTTGCAAGTGAATTTTTGATTTTTTATTATGCTGGTTTATATTTAGGAATTCCAACTGTTTTTGTATCTGGTGATAAAGGGTTGTGTGAAGAAGTAAATAGAGTTAATGACAATATCATTACTGTTTCCACAAAGGAAGGAATGGGTAAGGCAACAATTAATGAAAATCCAAAGAAAGTACTTAATAATGTGAAAGATGCTTTTGGAGGATTGGTATTTTCCAAGGATAGATTTATGGGTAAATTGCCAGAGTTTTTTGATGTTGAAATTAGCTTTAAGAATCCTTCACTTGCGTATTGGGCAGGATTTTATCCAGGTGCAGAACAAATAAATGATACGACTATAAAATATAATACAAAAAATTATATGGATGTACTAACATTATTTAGTTTTTTGGTTAAAGAGTAA
- the metA gene encoding homoserine O-acetyltransferase MetA, with amino-acid sequence MPIKIPNNLPAKKILQNENIFIMDENRAIHQDIRELQILILNLMPLKQETECQLLRVLSNSPLQTEVTFMSPKTYTSKNTSQEHLFSFYTTFDKVCHKKFDGMIITGAPIEHLEFEEVSYWDELKAIMKWSEHNVTSTLHICWGAQAGLYYHYGIKKHSIDKKMFGVFNHQVLDPHTPLVRGFDEEFFAPHSRHTTVKREDIIKNEKLEIIAESEEAGVHMVIGDDGKNIFITGHSEYDAHTLKNEYLRDVSKGLEIEIPFNYFDGDDVEMRPRNTWKAHAHLLFSNWLNYYVYQMTPYKIEEVGEFE; translated from the coding sequence ATGCCAATTAAAATACCTAATAACTTGCCTGCAAAAAAAATATTGCAGAATGAAAATATTTTTATAATGGATGAAAATAGAGCAATTCATCAAGATATTCGTGAATTACAAATCCTTATATTAAACCTTATGCCTTTAAAGCAGGAAACAGAATGTCAGTTATTAAGAGTTCTCTCTAATTCTCCATTACAAACAGAAGTTACTTTTATGAGTCCAAAAACATATACATCAAAAAATACATCACAAGAGCATTTATTTAGTTTCTATACTACTTTTGATAAAGTGTGTCATAAAAAATTTGATGGTATGATTATAACAGGGGCGCCAATTGAACATTTAGAATTTGAAGAAGTGAGTTATTGGGATGAATTAAAAGCCATTATGAAATGGTCAGAGCATAATGTAACTTCAACACTACATATTTGTTGGGGTGCTCAAGCAGGGTTATACTATCATTATGGCATAAAAAAACATTCAATAGATAAAAAAATGTTTGGCGTTTTTAATCACCAAGTATTAGATCCTCATACCCCTCTTGTTAGAGGATTTGATGAGGAATTTTTCGCACCTCATTCGAGACATACGACAGTAAAAAGAGAAGACATAATAAAGAATGAGAAGTTAGAAATAATAGCTGAATCTGAAGAAGCGGGCGTTCATATGGTTATAGGGGATGACGGTAAAAATATTTTTATCACAGGACATTCAGAGTATGATGCTCATACCCTTAAAAATGAATATCTTAGAGACGTTTCCAAAGGATTAGAAATTGAGATACCATTTAATTACTTTGATGGTGATGATGTTGAAATGAGGCCAAGAAATACTTGGAAAGCCCATGCCCATTTGTTGTTTAGCAATTGGCTAAATTACTATGTGTACCAAATGACGCCATACAAAATTGAAGAAGTTGGTGAATTTGAGTGA
- the gltX gene encoding glutamate--tRNA ligase, whose protein sequence is MSKTVRTRFAPSPTGKMHVGNLRTALYAYLIAKHEAGDFLLRIEDTDQERYVEGAIDIIYNTLKRTGLVHDEGPDKDGGVGPYIQSDRQKAGIYTDYANKLIEKKEAYYCFCTKERLDALREEKDVKKETFRYDKKCVELTAEEVQENIKKGIPYVIRQDNPTDGTTTFEDEIYGRIKVDNSELDDMVLIKSDGFPTYNFANVVDDYLMGITHIVRGNEYLSSSPKYNRLYEAFGWEVPTYVHCPLITNEEHQKLSKRSGHSSYEDLLEQGFLTETIVNFVALLGWSPEGNEELFSLVELVKRFDYKKINKSPAVFDMKKLRWMNGEYIKKMDCEDFYKIALPYVKSVVKKDLNCREICDLVKMRVEVLTEIPELLDFLDELPDYEIDLYIHKKMKTTPELSLQVLNVTINLLKAQEYWTKDSLHDLIMDFAKESGMKNGQVLWPLRTALSGKPTSPGGAFDLMEILGKEESLCRLEVGIKKLQAAVAQ, encoded by the coding sequence ATGAGCAAAACAGTTAGAACTCGATTTGCACCCAGTCCAACAGGAAAAATGCATGTAGGTAATCTAAGAACGGCTCTTTATGCCTACTTAATTGCCAAACATGAAGCGGGGGATTTTCTTCTTAGAATTGAAGATACAGATCAAGAAAGATATGTAGAAGGCGCAATTGATATTATTTATAACACATTAAAAAGAACTGGGTTAGTCCATGACGAAGGTCCAGACAAAGATGGTGGTGTAGGGCCTTACATTCAAAGTGACAGGCAAAAAGCTGGAATCTATACGGACTATGCCAATAAATTAATAGAAAAAAAAGAAGCCTATTACTGTTTTTGTACAAAAGAGCGTCTTGATGCCTTAAGAGAAGAAAAAGATGTAAAAAAAGAAACCTTTAGATACGATAAAAAATGTGTTGAATTAACAGCAGAAGAAGTACAAGAGAATATCAAAAAGGGTATACCATATGTTATTAGACAAGATAATCCTACAGATGGAACAACCACCTTTGAAGATGAAATTTATGGAAGGATTAAAGTAGATAATTCCGAATTAGATGATATGGTATTAATTAAATCAGATGGATTTCCAACATATAACTTTGCCAATGTAGTAGATGACTATTTAATGGGCATAACCCATATTGTTAGAGGGAATGAGTATTTGTCTTCATCCCCAAAGTACAATAGATTGTATGAAGCTTTTGGTTGGGAAGTGCCAACATATGTTCATTGTCCTTTAATTACCAATGAAGAACATCAAAAATTAAGTAAGAGAAGTGGACATTCTTCATATGAAGACTTATTAGAACAAGGATTCCTAACAGAAACCATTGTAAATTTTGTTGCATTATTAGGATGGAGCCCAGAAGGCAATGAAGAATTATTTTCATTAGTAGAACTTGTGAAAAGATTTGATTATAAAAAAATCAATAAGTCGCCTGCTGTTTTTGATATGAAAAAATTAAGATGGATGAATGGTGAATACATCAAAAAAATGGATTGTGAAGACTTTTATAAAATCGCATTGCCATATGTCAAATCAGTAGTTAAAAAAGATCTTAATTGTAGAGAAATATGTGATCTTGTTAAAATGAGAGTAGAAGTTTTAACTGAGATACCTGAGCTTTTAGATTTCTTAGATGAGTTACCAGATTATGAAATTGATTTATACATTCATAAAAAAATGAAAACAACACCGGAGTTATCCTTACAAGTGTTAAATGTCACCATTAATCTTTTAAAGGCTCAAGAATATTGGACAAAAGATTCCTTACATGATTTAATTATGGATTTTGCAAAAGAATCAGGAATGAAAAATGGACAAGTTCTTTGGCCACTTAGAACAGCCTTATCAGGAAAGCCAACATCACCAGGTGGCGCATTCGATTTAATGGAGATTCTTGGCAAAGAAGAATCTTTGTGTAGATTAGAAGTGGGTATAAAAAAATTACAAGCTGCAGTGGCGCAATAA
- a CDS encoding diaminopimelate dehydrogenase has protein sequence MSKIKIGIVGYGNLGKGVEMAINQNDDMELVAIFTRRQPEEVNASCKVEHMSDIRKYKDVIDVMLLCGGSATDLPEQGPELASVFNTIDSFDTHAKIPEYFASVDDAASKAGTLSLISTGWDPGLFSLSRVLAESILPEGNEYTFWGKGVSQGHSDAIRRVEGVKNGVQYTVPIDSALEKVRSGSNPEFTTREKHLRVCYVVAEDGADKAKIENEIKTMPNYFADYDTEVNFITEEELKANHSGIPHGGFVIRTGKTGENTKQKIEFSLELGSNPEFTASVLVCYARAIYRLAKEGKTGAVTVFDIPYGLLSPKSPEELRKHYL, from the coding sequence ATGAGCAAAATTAAAATTGGAATTGTTGGTTACGGTAATTTAGGTAAAGGCGTTGAAATGGCTATAAATCAAAATGATGATATGGAATTAGTAGCTATTTTCACAAGAAGACAACCAGAAGAAGTTAATGCAAGTTGTAAAGTTGAACATATGTCCGATATCAGAAAATATAAAGATGTTATCGATGTAATGTTACTTTGTGGTGGGTCTGCGACAGATTTACCAGAGCAAGGACCAGAATTAGCATCGGTATTTAATACCATTGATAGTTTTGATACACATGCCAAAATCCCAGAATACTTTGCAAGTGTTGACGATGCAGCTTCTAAAGCTGGTACATTAAGTCTTATTTCAACAGGTTGGGATCCAGGATTATTCTCTTTAAGTAGAGTATTAGCAGAGTCTATTTTGCCGGAAGGTAATGAATATACATTCTGGGGTAAAGGAGTTAGTCAAGGACACTCTGATGCCATCAGAAGAGTTGAAGGCGTTAAAAACGGTGTACAATACACAGTACCAATTGATAGTGCATTAGAAAAAGTAAGATCTGGATCAAACCCAGAGTTTACAACTAGAGAAAAGCATTTAAGAGTGTGCTATGTGGTTGCAGAGGATGGTGCAGATAAGGCTAAGATTGAAAATGAAATCAAAACTATGCCAAACTACTTCGCAGATTATGATACAGAAGTTAACTTCATTACAGAAGAAGAGTTAAAAGCAAATCATTCAGGAATTCCTCATGGTGGATTCGTTATTAGAACAGGAAAAACTGGAGAAAATACAAAACAAAAAATTGAATTCAGTTTAGAATTAGGAAGTAATCCAGAATTCACAGCAAGTGTTTTAGTTTGCTATGCAAGAGCAATCTATAGATTAGCAAAAGAAGGCAAAACTGGAGCTGTAACTGTATTTGATATTCCTTATGGATTATTATCACCAAAAAGTCCGGAAGAATTAAGAAAGCATTATCTATAA
- a CDS encoding ATP-binding protein, producing MEKNKELHLIIYNKFEQDPIIKKLITLRNDELDYESIKITYFELCRGLIEEGNKNKWNGNLLYKYIAWCLLNEENVFSLMYEKTERKEKEPILEMVQNDINTIKELLKIDYVGIDKKLNTNLLSSLFHYNYNAEIKEEDYFNKVYEELKNGTTKSVVQSIIEFYYNVGVGQFAWYKGFRWSEEGISPIEAIEEHKFIDLIGVDPQKKKVMKNTESFLEGNKGNNVLLYGDSGTGKSSMIKAVLNEYHDKGLRMIEVYKYQFKELPNIIRTIRERPYKWILFFDDLSFEDFEIEYKYLKAIIEGSLEKKSNNILIYATSNRRHLITESWKDRVMGEDEVHTNDTMEEKLSLSERFGLSIMFLTTNQKQYLEIVKAKALKEKIDIDDEKLLRLALQWELQHGSFSGRVAEQFIYTLKGKEHINYKY from the coding sequence ATGGAAAAAAACAAAGAGTTACATCTAATAATCTATAATAAATTTGAACAAGACCCTATAATAAAGAAACTTATAACCTTAAGAAATGACGAATTAGATTATGAAAGTATTAAAATAACTTATTTTGAACTCTGCAGGGGGCTAATTGAAGAAGGTAATAAGAATAAATGGAATGGTAATCTATTGTATAAATATATAGCTTGGTGCTTATTAAATGAAGAAAATGTCTTCTCCCTAATGTATGAAAAGACGGAGAGAAAAGAAAAGGAACCTATTTTGGAGATGGTTCAAAATGATATAAATACCATAAAGGAATTGCTGAAGATAGATTATGTTGGGATAGATAAAAAATTAAATACAAACTTATTAAGTAGTTTGTTTCATTATAATTATAATGCAGAGATAAAAGAAGAAGATTATTTCAATAAAGTATATGAAGAATTGAAAAACGGTACAACTAAGTCAGTGGTACAGTCAATAATTGAATTTTATTATAATGTTGGTGTAGGTCAATTTGCTTGGTACAAAGGATTTAGATGGAGTGAAGAGGGCATTAGTCCAATTGAAGCAATAGAAGAACATAAATTTATTGATCTAATTGGTGTGGATCCTCAGAAAAAGAAGGTAATGAAAAACACTGAATCTTTTCTAGAAGGCAACAAAGGGAATAATGTATTATTATATGGAGATAGTGGAACAGGAAAATCTTCAATGATTAAAGCAGTCCTTAATGAATACCATGATAAAGGTCTAAGAATGATAGAAGTTTATAAATATCAGTTTAAAGAACTTCCAAATATTATACGTACAATTAGAGAAAGACCATATAAATGGATATTGTTTTTTGATGATTTATCTTTTGAAGATTTTGAAATTGAATACAAATATTTAAAAGCAATAATCGAAGGAAGTTTAGAAAAAAAATCCAATAACATTCTTATATATGCCACTTCAAATAGAAGACATCTTATAACAGAAAGTTGGAAAGACAGAGTAATGGGTGAAGATGAGGTTCATACGAATGATACTATGGAAGAAAAACTATCTTTATCTGAGAGATTCGGGTTATCCATTATGTTTTTGACAACAAACCAAAAACAGTATTTAGAGATTGTTAAAGCAAAGGCTTTGAAAGAAAAAATAGATATTGACGATGAAAAATTATTAAGATTAGCCCTGCAATGGGAATTACAACACGGCAGTTTTTCAGGTAGGGTTGCAGAGCAATTTATATATACCCTAAAAGGTAAAGAACATATTAATTATAAATATTAG
- a CDS encoding DsrE/DsrF/DrsH-like family protein, whose protein sequence is MKKRMNLLLFSGDYDKALAALILANSAKDLNLDVTIFCAFWGLCLIRKPDSIKVEEKSLYEKMFGIMTPKGPDELPLSKMNFAGIGKKMLTEMMEEDDAPPLSAFLKGARKKDVKFYACKLSVEVMGLTQDELIEEAIIADSTTYLKDALDSDIQLFI, encoded by the coding sequence TTGAAAAAAAGAATGAATCTATTGTTATTTAGTGGGGATTATGATAAAGCACTGGCTGCCCTTATCTTAGCCAATAGTGCTAAAGATTTGAACTTAGATGTAACCATTTTTTGCGCTTTTTGGGGATTATGTCTAATTAGAAAACCTGATTCAATAAAGGTTGAAGAAAAGTCTTTATACGAAAAAATGTTTGGCATAATGACACCAAAAGGTCCTGATGAGTTGCCACTGTCTAAAATGAACTTTGCAGGCATTGGTAAAAAAATGCTAACAGAAATGATGGAGGAGGATGATGCACCCCCTTTAAGTGCTTTCTTAAAAGGTGCCCGAAAAAAAGATGTAAAATTCTATGCTTGTAAATTATCTGTAGAAGTTATGGGATTAACACAAGATGAATTAATAGAAGAAGCAATTATAGCTGACTCCACCACTTATTTAAAAGATGCCTTAGACTCAGATATCCAGTTGTTCATTTGA
- a CDS encoding sensor domain-containing protein: MSLGIDKNNVKKELIKELGFDNLEEIIEVIFDISNVGICVTNEIGMYELVNDHYLNIYGYTREEIIGKSFTIVAPSTEKERLLMDHRKFINGYDIKESELRCIKKDGTYVDTFIKSKRVIQKNGKRYRITTVTDITTSKKIEERLALVSSVLENATEGIIVTDRDYTEILYVNDAYLNITGYTKDEVIGNKSTLLKSGMQDVHFYKKMWEHIKKEGFWQGELWDKKKNGELIAVSLVILEIKGKEDIIHNYVGILTELTEQKKIEERVQYLSSHNILTNLPNRFIFIQKVNETIQAVNSGETSKEIIIITLDIDKLKYVNDTYGYSMGDELLKEVAYRLKKNLDQRVLISHFNEDTFGLLVVQEKNNCVEILVNKIKEVFTRPYIINGNEIIISCGIGINIYPKTNQMPRDVVNNAEKAMLEGKKLGRNGSCFFTKELNDKLSRRIQLENDLRYCVEKKELFLEYQPQIDLTTEKIVSAEALIRWNHPVFGRVSPGEFIPLAENTGDIIKIGEWIFQDVSNTFQKHKNVLKDLVIAINLSTHQLRKKSLLTFIDQLILEEKINPTNIELEITESAMMDNMEDNINRLEKIRQRGIKVSVDDFGTGYSSLSYLLKLPIHKIKIDRSFINALDTTPESGIIIKTIIDMSHNLGYKVIAEGVETKEQIEFLKKNNCNEVQGYYYSKPIKIEELMGRLT, translated from the coding sequence ATGTCTTTAGGTATAGATAAAAATAATGTTAAAAAAGAACTTATAAAGGAATTGGGATTTGATAATTTAGAAGAAATTATAGAAGTGATTTTTGATATTTCTAATGTAGGAATATGTGTGACAAATGAAATAGGCATGTATGAACTTGTAAATGATCACTATCTTAATATATATGGTTATACTAGAGAAGAAATCATAGGGAAGTCTTTTACAATTGTAGCACCTTCAACTGAAAAAGAAAGACTTTTGATGGACCACAGAAAATTTATTAATGGATATGACATTAAAGAATCAGAGCTTAGATGTATCAAAAAAGATGGCACTTATGTAGATACTTTTATTAAATCAAAACGAGTGATACAAAAAAATGGGAAGAGATATAGAATTACAACTGTTACTGATATTACAACCAGCAAAAAGATTGAAGAAAGACTGGCTTTAGTTTCTAGTGTTTTAGAAAATGCAACAGAAGGGATTATTGTAACGGATAGAGACTATACAGAAATATTATATGTTAACGATGCCTATCTTAACATTACAGGATATACAAAAGATGAAGTTATAGGAAACAAGTCTACTTTACTCAAATCAGGAATGCAAGATGTACACTTTTATAAAAAAATGTGGGAACATATAAAAAAAGAAGGTTTCTGGCAAGGAGAGTTATGGGATAAAAAGAAAAACGGTGAATTAATAGCAGTTTCCCTTGTCATACTAGAAATAAAAGGTAAGGAAGATATTATTCATAATTATGTAGGGATATTAACTGAATTAACAGAACAAAAAAAGATTGAAGAAAGGGTTCAATATTTATCTTCACACAATATTTTAACCAATTTACCGAACAGATTTATATTTATTCAAAAAGTTAATGAAACAATCCAAGCAGTTAATTCAGGAGAAACATCAAAAGAGATTATTATAATCACTCTTGATATTGATAAACTCAAGTATGTAAACGATACCTATGGTTACAGTATGGGGGATGAATTATTAAAAGAAGTTGCCTATAGATTAAAGAAGAACTTAGATCAAAGGGTTCTAATTTCTCATTTTAATGAAGATACTTTTGGCTTGTTAGTTGTTCAAGAAAAAAATAATTGTGTAGAAATTTTGGTGAATAAAATTAAAGAAGTATTTACTAGACCCTACATTATTAATGGAAATGAAATAATTATCAGTTGTGGTATAGGCATTAATATATACCCTAAAACAAATCAAATGCCTAGGGATGTAGTAAATAATGCAGAAAAAGCTATGTTAGAAGGAAAAAAGCTTGGAAGGAATGGAAGTTGCTTTTTTACTAAAGAACTCAATGATAAACTTTCTAGAAGAATACAATTAGAAAATGATTTAAGATACTGTGTGGAAAAAAAAGAATTATTTCTTGAGTACCAGCCTCAAATAGATTTAACAACGGAAAAAATCGTTTCTGCAGAGGCATTAATTAGATGGAATCATCCTGTTTTTGGTCGTGTATCACCTGGAGAATTTATTCCGTTAGCTGAAAACACAGGAGATATTATAAAAATTGGTGAATGGATTTTTCAAGATGTCTCTAATACATTTCAAAAACATAAAAATGTACTAAAGGATTTGGTTATTGCCATTAATTTAAGTACACATCAGTTAAGAAAAAAAAGTTTGCTTACATTTATTGACCAGTTAATACTAGAAGAAAAAATTAACCCAACAAATATTGAACTAGAAATTACAGAAAGTGCTATGATGGATAATATGGAAGATAATATTAATAGACTTGAGAAAATACGACAGAGAGGTATTAAAGTTTCAGTAGATGACTTTGGAACAGGTTATTCTTCTCTAAGTTACTTATTAAAACTTCCCATTCATAAAATTAAAATAGATCGATCATTTATTAATGCATTGGATACGACACCGGAAAGTGGGATCATTATAAAAACAATTATTGATATGTCTCATAACTTAGGGTATAAAGTTATAGCAGAAGGTGTAGAAACGAAAGAACAAATTGAGTTTTTAAAGAAAAATAATTGTAATGAAGTTCAAGGATACTATTATAGCAAACCTATAAAAATAGAAGAATTAATGGGTCGTTTAACTTAG